AGTCATCGAGTTGCCATGTCGAACTCCTTGTGAGTGATTACTTGTACAAGAAGTGGACTGCAAATAGAAGTCTCTGAAGAACAAGACTTGCTCATATTTTTCCCAAAGTTCCCATTTAAGTTTATTTCGGTTCTTCGTTTAATTGGCTTGAAAACAGTTTCAAACCAAAGCAATTGCAACATCATTGaacttttcttctatttttcccGAGTGTTTCTAGTCATTTACTATTGATGGCTTGCCGTCATTTAGTTCTTCTAGTTCTTCGACACAATTTGCTTTGAGTTGTTCTTCATGTCTTTACTCGAAATGTCTATGGTTAATAAGCTACACCATGGCTATTATCTCAAGCTCTAGACTTCGCAGTTTTAGtcgcaaaagaaataaatactaTTTAACATGTTTCAGAAACATCAAACATCACATATGCTTTTATTTTGCAGATCCCTGATGTGTTGATCTTGCCGGTACAAAAAAGAtagaatacaaaattaaataaggCATTTCTCATCTTCATGCATTTGGCCAAAACCCAAAACGTCAAAATTGTCATTGCgcataaaaaaaagaggaacaaACTGAGAATCCTTCTTACAAATCTGATGGAACCTTAATAAACTGTGTTACATCTGATACCAAACTATGATCCACAGGCTTCAAACCTTTTCTCAACCAACGTTTCAACAAGGCCAACTCTAATCTCCTCACCTGCAACAAGTAAGTAAAATAACTTCACTCAGCTATACTATACAAGATACTGAAAAACTAAAAGTGAGATGCAGAAACAGAGTTCTGTACTTCCATTATCAGAACCACCAAAGTATACCACAAAAGGAAGGGAAGACAAAAACCAACCTGTCTAACAATGAAAGGCTCCTCAGCTCGACTCAAAGGTTCGGTTAACACGGTTAGAAACCCGTTTCTGTTTCCGTAAACAATATCTGTGAAAGGTCGATCACCCACCTGCTCATAAAACCCTCAAACACATTAATATCTTATCTACCAAAACCCAAATCACCAGTTTCATCCCTAAAACATTCATCATGAAAATTACCATGATTAGCTCCGAAGATGTGCAACCAAAGTGTTTCTCGACTTCTTCAGCAGTTCCCGCAGGCTTCTTTACTCCTTAAgtcatgaataaaaaaaaacagtcctCATCAACAATCAGTtacaatgattaaaaaaaaaaccaagacaTTCAGAGAAGATCAAGTCACTTACTATGCCTCAATACTCTAATTCCTATTTCAGCCTCCAATGCTTTAGCTTTCGAATCATCATGATCATATTCCGTAAGCCCTGATTATACACCAAACCCAAAAAAGTTAGCATCTTTCAATCAACCAGAAACTACAActataaccaaacaaacaaacacaaaaaaaaaactcaaactttaTCCAAATTTTTACCAGCGGAATTGCTGAACACGGCGATGTCATGACCAAATACGGCTTTACACCGCTCAATAGAAGGTCGGAGTGGTGGCCAAATCGCTAAAGAATAAGGAGCCGTAAGAGTATTATCTTTATCGAACACTACACCTTTGAAGCCCTTTCTCTTGAGCTCTCCCCAATCAATGTACCTCAAATCTTTCACAGAAACATGCGGGATAACCAAACGACGATCCCTAACGATAACGGAGACCGAAGAAACGATACCCTCAACATTGATTCGTTGCCCAACAGCCGCTTTCAGATCTGCCCACCACATGTTCGACGAAATAGCCAACCCCTTGTTGTCTTCTACACTCGGCAACACCAATTCGCGTGGCTCTCCGTCGAATTGTTCAGGGATCCGGTTAAAGAATCCTGGGTCTTCGTTCGAGGAGGAGCTGAATTGGTAAAGAAGAAACGAATCTTCAAAAGTGGGTAAACGCAGATTCTGCTTTTGGCTTCGATGGTTTGTTGTCGTttgcagaggaggaggagaaggcgAAGGAGGAGAGCAGATGGGTTTGGTGGAGCAAGAGATGAGATTAGGGTTTCGTTTGTGACGGGGAGGAGATGAAAGAAGGAAACTTTTAGGGATTGGGTAGTAGAAGGTAGTGGAGGAGGCAGCCATCGATGGGGTCTGCATCTCAAGCGTTTTTTATAATACTattgttttcacttttattgACCCAACAAAAGTTGTTGTTGCAAGTTGTTTACCGACATCATATTCCAGATTTCTTGGAgctgttttagattttttttttttttttggttccacacgcttttgatttccaaaaatataaacgGACAGTAATCAAAGCTCATCAacctatacaaaacaaaaaacatttcatGGCTTGTCCAAATGAATCAAAGAATGTTCAAGTCAAAATTGTCTGTTTTGCTCATCTGTGTCCCTCTTGTCTTTAAAATGGCCGTCTTTGAACCAAAGAACAAACTAGAGAAGGTTCTAGACCAGAGATTCCAGTCTTAAGGTAACCTCCTGAGCTGCAATATTGAGTGGATTCATTCCCTGATCACAAACCTTAATATGCTCTCTCACAAGTAGAATATCAAGATCGATAGTAATAGAAAAAGCTGTTTTCATTCATGGACTAGAGAGAGGTAAAGAAGCACTGCTCAAGCAAATCTATAAGAAGTGATAAAGAACAGTTGCAATATGCGTGGCTTAATCAATCAAAGCTGATCCCATCAACAAAAAACATGATagccaacaatcaacaaacatcACTAACTCAAAATCCAAACCCAAGACAACTTGTATAAATCCATTCCTGAAATCAATCGTAAGAACTTGTTCGTCAGTTATTATTCCACTACATATTCATCAGAATCACCTTAGCTTAGAATAGCAGACGAACAAGGTTGCTGCAACCAAACCAACAGCTCCAACTGATCCAGCAGCAACCACTGGCCACTGAAACTCTGCTTCCACGGAACCCTTTTGGTCACCACCATTTGTGCCTCTGACTCCATTACTAAGATTCCTGGCTCTCTCGTTCAACCCAAACACAGTCTTATTACCTTCCTCAACCTTCTTCAGCAACTCGTCCTTCTTCAACTCCATCTCCTTCTCCCTTTTTTGAGTTTCACTCAAAGCTACCTCCGTGAGCTTCTTCTCAGACTTCAATTTCTCCAATTCCTCTCCATTCTTCACCAATTCCAGACTCAAAACACCAACTTTCTTCTGCAattcatcaatctctctctctttctcatcagCTTTCTCCCTCAACTCCTCTTCCAATCTAAGTTTCTTACTCTTCTCCTCCATTTCCCTCACTTCCAAAACCCCAATTTTCCTCTCCAAATCCCTAACCCTCTTCTCAACCTCAGCTCTATCTTTCCTTAAACCCTCAGCTTCCTTCTCACACCCCTCCAGCTTCTCCACTTTCTCAGCCAACGCCTTCTTCAGCTCCACCACTTCTTCCGCAGTCTTATCAACGCCGTTCAAGGAAGTGAACAGATCATCCTGAAGATCCGACACCTCACTTTCAAGCTCCACAGCTCTCGTAGAAATAGATTCCAGagccttcttctcttcctcgtattcctcaatctctttctccatttcCCCGAATCTCTGATTCATCTCCTCTTCTACACCTTTCATCTCTTCAATTTCTCCCGTAAGCCTCTCTACCCTCTCCTTCAAATCGAGATTCTCCTTCTTAAGCTCCTGGTTCTTGATCTCCGATTCCTCAATCTTCCTCTCCAGTTCCTTTGACTCTCCACCGTCATGATCGGACTCGTAGATCCCCTTCGCCGAACGATCTTCAACATCGCTGTGAATAACCACCTCATCCGCCATTTTACGCTGCTACTAGAGAAAAATTCAACACAGAATTAAGACGCAAACAATATGAATAACTCAACACAAtgacaaaatcaaattaaagttCGTTGCTTTTTAGAGAATCAGTCACTCTTCGACTTTTTCTCAGGCAACCAAAACATCATAATCAAGACATTTCCATTATCGGGCAAAACCCAAAGTATCTGTCTTGAGAATTACCTTCCGATTTGGCAGGAGAAATAtgaaaagatgagattttttccGGTGGATGGATCGGCTAATCGGTTTAAAGattcgatttttagggtttatagtTGCGTTGAGAAATTGGCCGGTTCTGAATACCCACGTGTTTAAAAAAGCAAGTCCACTTGGAATTGGAATCATCATCTACAGTCAACTCTGTTATATGGGCCTTAGAACCATTAGTGGTTAAACTCCATCAGGcccaactttgtttttttttttgctgtaacATGCGATGAATTTATGACTTTAATTATGTTCTTCACActatttatcattattttttacatGAACTTTATCAATCTAATTGGCTCTtatatgtttacaaaaaaaaaaaaaaaaaaaaaaattggctcttatatatagttttcgAATTTCAAAGTGAAACTTTTTCGTAATATTTAGAACTAAAACACATTatataaaggaaaacaaaactaaattatgaACTTAAACTAAGCCacattaaagaaataatataagCTGAGAATAAgtgaaaaaacagagagagaattCCAAATTTGTTTGTTCAATCATCTTCAACCTCCAAACTTCATATCATCTTTCTCACAGCGCTCAAGAAACGCAGTAAGGACTTTGATGGCATTGATCTGACACTGCAGAGCCAAAATGTAACTAGCTGTCTCTTCGAACAGCGCGTCTACACCAAGAGCCGTTCCTCCGGGGACTATTGTCTGAAGTGCCTCGATCTTCTCCTccactccttcttcttcgttgtcatcatcatcttctgcgCGGGTCGTCTCGCTTACACTCGCCGTTGCATCAGACAACCTTTGTTTGGTTCTGCGGTTGAAACCGGTTGAGCTTGCGTTCACAGCGGTGGATGGAGATGGCGAAGAGCGTTTGGTGTGGGAAGAGGCTAGGGTTTTCTCCATTGACGGAGGGAGAGAGGATGTGTTGGAAGAAAAGGGGTAAGAGAGAATgtgtatgtatttatatatgAGTGATGGGAAATTTTAGTAGATTTAGAGTAGTAGGACCGGTTTACCTATTCcggtttgtttttttactttggtttacTCTGATATGCCCCTAATTGATTGACTTATGAGCTAAATGTTAGTTAAGAATTTTGTTTAGTACTTGTTAGTTGTGGAttatggttttgtttgattcagagTTTAGGTTTTGGTTAAGCTATAAATTTTCGAAATTGGGTAATGCCGGTATGCCATCGAAGCTGGGTCCAGTTGTGATTTTCGAATTATGTggagtgttttgttttgttttgttgggttATAGAGAGTAGGATTTGGAACGTGAGTAACACGCGCTATGTTGTGTGGTTTTTTAGTGGAGACGTCACTATACTCAAGTGGATCTCCCTGAGGTCCTGacagatagatagattggatcTTTATTTggctttttgaaaaaaaaaacaaaaaaaaacaaaaacaaaaacaaaaaatcagaaaaagttTAATACTAGAAATTGAGAAATGCGTGTCATTAACAAATTGTAACATGCTTAGTTTAGTAATAATAGACTTATCGACATGTGTTTAAAACTTAATCCAGACTTTTGACTTGTGGGTCtttgttttgtattcttttCGGAAACAGCGATGATGgggtttgatatatatatatatatatatttcactttATAGATAAACTAAGTACTACTAATTAATCTAAACTTAGCTATGCTATGCATGCATACGACAAAtgcaatacattttttttttttttttttttacaaatgcaaTACATGCTCTTCATGTATCTAATTAGTTTAGCTTGACCATTCTTCTATAGTCATCAAACGGTTTTCTAATTGTATTTGAAGATATACGTTGATGTATGTATGTACCTTAGGATGCATGTGAGATTAAAAACCAATCAATCTTCTTTTTCAATTAGACCTCAAATTAGTAGCATATAGATCACATTTATCTTATAAGTAGTAGTTTACATACTAATCTTAAATCAATGTTACCATATACAATTCCAACAgtatattaacaaaactaatctattaCTACTATTTACTACTAGTATTTTGAAGTTTCAAATTTCAACTCAGCGTGACTTTTATTACTACTCTCAAATGCTCATAAGTCATCATAGCTAAGTAAGCAAGTAACAAGGGGAAAGACTAATAAAATCCAACGCGAGAGTGGGGCGCGTGATAAGAAAGCGGAGGGGAATCACCTGCGCCAGGTTGCATGGGAgagaggagaaggagatggGATCCACAAAAGCTCcgtaaaaaaggaaaagagaaaaggaaagcaCATGTGCTCACATGAGTTTCTCTCCATCTATCTTAGCTCCCATGTGCCTTTGCTtccacacacactctctctctctccctctctatagatacatatataatagGTAGGGAGAATGAATAGAGATAGATACTACAGTTGTAGATAGTGAAGTGGTGGTGGTACTATGATGA
The sequence above is drawn from the Camelina sativa cultivar DH55 chromosome 4, Cs, whole genome shotgun sequence genome and encodes:
- the LOC104781796 gene encoding peroxisomal and mitochondrial division factor 1-like encodes the protein MADEVVIHSDVEDRSAKGIYESDHDGGESKELERKIEESEIKNQELKKENLDLKERVERLTGEIEEMKGVEEEMNQRFGEMEKEIEEYEEEKKALESISTRAVELESEVSDLQDDLFTSLNGVDKTAEEVVELKKALAEKVEKLEGCEKEAEGLRKDRAEVEKRVRDLERKIGVLEVREMEEKSKKLRLEEELREKADEKEREIDELQKKVGVLSLELVKNGEELEKLKSEKKLTEVALSETQKREKEMELKKDELLKKVEEGNKTVFGLNERARNLSNGVRGTNGGDQKGSVEAEFQWPVVAAGSVGAVGLVAATLFVCYSKLR
- the LOC104781795 gene encoding uncharacterized protein LOC104781795; protein product: MQTPSMAASSTTFYYPIPKSFLLSSPPRHKRNPNLISCSTKPICSPPSPSPPPLQTTTNHRSQKQNLRLPTFEDSFLLYQFSSSSNEDPGFFNRIPEQFDGEPRELVLPSVEDNKGLAISSNMWWADLKAAVGQRINVEGIVSSVSVIVRDRRLVIPHVSVKDLRYIDWGELKRKGFKGVVFDKDNTLTAPYSLAIWPPLRPSIERCKAVFGHDIAVFSNSAGLTEYDHDDSKAKALEAEIGIRVLRHRVKKPAGTAEEVEKHFGCTSSELIMVGDRPFTDIVYGNRNGFLTVLTEPLSRAEEPFIVRQVRRLELALLKRWLRKGLKPVDHSLVSDVTQFIKVPSDL
- the LOC104781798 gene encoding transcription factor PAR2-like yields the protein MEKTLASSHTKRSSPSPSTAVNASSTGFNRRTKQRLSDATASVSETTRAEDDDDNEEEGVEEKIEALQTIVPGGTALGVDALFEETASYILALQCQINAIKVLTAFLERCEKDDMKFGG